From a single Phacochoerus africanus isolate WHEZ1 chromosome 11, ROS_Pafr_v1, whole genome shotgun sequence genomic region:
- the LOC125111400 gene encoding olfactory receptor 51Q1-like produces MSEGTNSTQDPFSFLLTGIPGFESAHVWISIPFCCLYAISMVGNASILAVIRTEPALRQPMYLFLSMLALTDLGLTLSTLPTVMPLLWFNAQEIGFEACFAQVFFIHTFSFMESSVLLAMSFDRYVAICRPLHYATVLTSKVIGGIGSAILCRSVLAVLPSLLLLKCLPFCRSHLLSHSYCLHQDMIRLVCADIRVNSWYAFAVVLLIVVMDPLLIVLSYAVILRSILGTASWTERLRALNNCLSHVLAVLVLYVPMVGVSMTHRFAKHASPLVHVIMANVYLLAPPVMNPIIYSVKTKQIRQGILHLLFQRKVR; encoded by the coding sequence ATGTCTGAGGGGACTAACAGCACCCAAgaccccttctccttcctcctcacgGGCATCCCTGGGTTCGAGAGCGCCCACGTCTGGATCTCCATCCCCTTCTGCTGCCTCTACGCCATCTCCATGGTGGGAAACGCCAGCATCCTCGCGGTCATCCGCACAGAGCCAGCCCTCCGCCAGCCCATGTACCTGTTCCTCTCCATGCTGGCCCTGACCGACCTGGGGCTCACCCTCAGCACCCTGCCCACCGTCATGCCGCTCCTCTGGTTCAACGCTCAGGAAATCGGCTTTGAAGCTTGCTTTGCACAGGTATTTTTTATTCATACCTTCTCCTTTATGGAATCTTCAGTCCTGCTGGCCATGTCCtttgaccgctacgtggccatctgccgCCCCCTGCATTATGCCACCGTCCTCACCAGCAAAGTCATTGGCGGGATTGGATCAGCCATCCTTTGCCGCTCTGTCCTGGctgtccttccctcccttctcctcctcaagTGCCTGCCCTTCTGCCGCTCCCACCTTCTGTCCCACTCCTACTGCCTCCACCAGGATATGATTCGCCTGGTCTGTGCGGACATCCGGGTCAACAGCTGGTATGCCTTTGCTGTGGTTTTGCTCATCGTTGTGATGGACCCTCTGCTCATCGTGCTCTCCTATGCAGTGATTCTGAGAAGCATCCTGGGCACAGCCTCCTGGACAGAGCGGCTCCGGGCTCTCAATAACTGTCTGTCCCACGTGCTGGCCGTTCTGGTGCTCTATGTTCCCATGGTCGGGGTATCTATGACTCATCGATTTGCCAAGCATGCCTCTCCACTGGTCCACGTTATCATGGCCAACGTCTACCTCTTGGCCCCTCCTGTGATGAACCCCATCATTTACAGTGTGAAGACAAAGCAGATCCGCCAGGGCATCTTGCACCTGCTCTTCCAGAGGAAAGTGCGCTGA